In Juglans regia cultivar Chandler chromosome 13, Walnut 2.0, whole genome shotgun sequence, the following proteins share a genomic window:
- the LOC109003190 gene encoding squamosa promoter-binding-like protein 12 — MSSLLLMEWNEKSPSQWEWDNLLLCSARAAENSKLQPTEWAMQGDQGINSGSFYSSGGGGGSGGSGRVLRHASLSNSSKSASADSYSIGESKTSKLTFEAFGDFPDDYISKKELARVDTNGVSPILEPSSGSGEPLLSLKLGKQMYFEDACVGSNTETSKFSTIPMTSATTAKKFKSSCQSTQVPHCQVEGCNLDLLLAKDYHRKHRVCESHSKSPKVIVGSLERRFCQQCSRFHGLSEFDEKKRSCRRRLSDHNARRRKPQPEAVRLNPARLSSSLYDGKQQMNLVFDRVPLGYSSAADSLTWEDMCSSKFTQTKDYLLKPAKARDTDIQLHLPGNDMPCAITTLHNDSSRLLPSKGTVGLEEPMISAQQDAEPDFRRALSLLSNNSWGSRESKPAPHPHAIHATHSGMLQPAMQVTQGMLHVSSDHWQTQQASTDSRGHILTQPNNGSIHFQDFQLFRSPDEFGFYPNQLD, encoded by the exons ATGAGCTCCTTGTTGCTGATGGAGTGGAATGAGAAATCCCCATCACAGTGGGAGTGGGATAACCTATTATTGTGCAGTGCAAGAGCAGCTGAAAATTCTAAGTTGCAACCAACAGAATGGGCTATGCAAGGAGATCAAGGGATAAACTCTGGCTCTTTTTATTCATCCGGGGGTGGTGGGGGTAGTGGTGGGTCAGGCCGTGTGTTGAGACATGCTTCTTTGTCAAATAGCTCGAAATCAGCGTCGGCAGATTCTTATTCAATTGGTGAAAGTAAGACATCAAAGCTCACTTTTGAGGCCTTTGGAGATTTTCCGGATGATTACATCAGTAAGAAAGAATTGGCCAGGGTGGATACAAACGGAGTTTCTCCAATACTTGAGCCTTCATCTGGCTCTGGTGAGCCATTGCTCAGTCTAAAGCTTGGTAAGCAAATGTACTTTGAAGATGCTTGTGTAGGTAGCAATACAGAGACCTCAAAATTTTCTACGATTCCCATGACGTCAGCCACCACAGCAAAAAAATTCAAGTCCAGTTGTCAGAGCACACAGGTACCACACTGCCAAGTTGAAGGCTGTAATCTTGACCTCTTGTTGGCTAAAGATTACCATCGCAAACATAGAGTTTGTGAAAGTCATTCCAAATCCCCAAAGGTCATTGTAGGTAGTCTGGAACGTCGGTTTTGTCAGCAGTGTAGCAG ATTCCATGGTCTTTCCGAGTTTGATGAAAAGAAGCGAAGCTGTCGCAGGCGTCTTTCTGATCATAATGCTAGGCGACGCAAGCCACAGCCCGAAGCAGTCCGGTTAAATCCAGCAAGGCTATCTTCATCACTTTATG ATGGGAAGCAGCAGATGAATCTTGTCTTTGACAGAGTCCCACTTGGTTACTCAAGCGCTGCTGATAGTTTAACGTGGGAGGACATGTGCAGCTCCAAGTTTACCCAAACCAAAGACTATCTTCTGAAGCCTGCGAAAGCAAGAGACACTGATATACAGCTGCATTTGCCCGGCAATGACATGCCATGTGCCATCACTACGCTTCATAATGATTCTAGTAGGCTCTTGCCATCCAAGGGCACTGTAG GTTTAGAAGAACCCATGATCTCTGCGCAGCAGGATGCTGAGCCAGATTTCCGAcgtgctctctctcttctgtcaAACAATTCCTGGGGTTCCCGTGAGTCAAAACCAGCTCCACACCCACACGCCATCCATGCAACTCATTCTGGTATGCTGCAGCCTGCAATGCAGGTGACCCAAGGTATGCTGCATGTTTCTTCGGACCACTGGCAGACCCAACAAGCGTCGACTGACTCCCGAGGACATATCTTAACTCAACCTAATAACGGCAGCATCCATTTTCAAGACTTCCAGCTGTTCAGATCACCAGACGAGTTCGGCTTTTATCCCAACCAGTTGGATTAA